TTCTTGAAGTGAAGATTTTGGTTACACCCAGGATGTGCTCTCTAGACAAAACCTGGCATCTAGCAAACCCAGACTTACTTGAATATACGTGTTCTTTGACTTTACATGTTTGTCTTCTTCCTTTAGCCATCTCATCACCCTTTATGTTATATCCATGATATATAGTGTCATGGCTGAGAAGAAGCTAGAAAAATACTTTGACCTGTAATTACAGTTAAGTATAATAATGTTGATTGAACATTTATATTATTGGTAGCTCTCTGTGCTGCATTAAAAGCCAAGTGATACTAATGTATCTAATTTGGAGATGAGGAACTTGAGTGAAGACTTAGGTGACTTGGTTTATGGAATTTCTTGCAACAGCTTGACCCAGGTGGTGGGTATCCAAGGGAACCCAGGCGATAGTGTTCTGAGGGAATCTTAATGGATGGTGTGTGTTGCTTCTGTCCTGTCAATTTCCCATTGGTTTTGAAGGAAATTCTGATTTGGAAAAACTATTGCTAGTTTTTGAGGAACAACTCTTCCCACTCCCAGCAACTTTCATTTTGCTTGTGAGGGTGTGAATGACTGTGGTATGAAAAGAATTAGGGGCTCTGGCCCTGGTCGCACCCCTTCTCCTCTCTATGGATGTGaacttgaataaataaaataaccccTCTGGTTTACAAGTTTCTTACCTGCCGAGAGGGGGTAAGGGGACTAACATTGGTATGAGTGATGTTAACAAAATCAAAGCACTTACAAGCTGAAGACAAAGATAATGAGAGATCTAGAAATCATATAGAGAGTGTGGGCTAAGGAAATTGGGGAAGTTTATGATGGAGAAGAGAATATGAAAGCAAACATGATAGATGCCTCCAAATATTTGAAAGTAGAAGAGGGATTAAAAGTTGTTCATTTTTAAGAGGGAAAAGTGTATATGTTGGGTCAACAATACACTGGAATAGATTTCAGCTCAAATAACTGTCCAAATGATTAAGGCTGTTCAGATAGAAGAATGAATGCTTGAGATGCAAACTTTTCTAATACTTGATGTGGTAGGAACCAGAAAGGATGAATTCCTATAATGCACAGAACATTTTACTAGATCAGAGATCCTCAGTTGGGGGTAATTTTGTCCCATGGGACATTTGGTTATGCTTAGGAACATTTTTAGATGTCACAACTTTGAAGTTGGGGATGTTGCTTCTCTGACAACTGCGGGTGGAATCCCTGGATACTGCTGCCAAACATCATACAAAACAGCCTCCACAACAAGGAATTCAAAGAATTACCCAGCCCCAAACATAAATACTATTGAGAATTTCCCAACAAGGTGAACTCTAAAGTCATTTCCAAATATTAGACTCAATGACTGCACATtttttagagaattttaaaagtgaacattttaatatcataatttacacaaacaatttttaaaggagCTACACAAGTTTAGATTTTTAACTTTAACTTATCCTTTGCCTCCTGATGTTAGTTCCATCCACATCCAAATTTGTTTAAAACGACTCTTGGTAACACCTTGAATATTATTTGTGCCTGTTATTCCCATGCATGATTTTTGATTCACTTGTGACTTCTTCAGTCTTCAtttagacttttttaaaaaaaaatttattgattgattttataAAGTCTGCCTCCTCCTTTCAAGTGTCTCTACGTTTACCATGCATGTTTCCTCCCAAAGCACTTTCCATCATGGTCATTCTTTAATCTTCATTACGTTGTGGAGATGGTACCAGGCTAGGAATGAAGACACCTTATTCTGTGGCTAACTAGTATGACTGGTCTGCCTCTGGGCAAGTTATACAACCTTCATGCCCTGctatgaaataaagaaatctcAAATCCTTCCAAAATCTCAAAATCCTTCCAATGCTGACATTTTACAgggagcagaaagaaaaacatttattgaacatttacaaCATGCAAAGCACTTCATTTGTTTAatcttttaatcctcataacaaaccTGTGAGATTGGTATTATTGCACCCATTTTTAATTAATGAGGAAGCATGCTCAAAGGGATTATGTGAGTTGCCCTATAGCACAGAGTTAAATAGTGTTAAGCTTTGATCTAAAGAAAGAGTTCAAGTATTCtctcttccaggaaatcttccttgATCCCCTGGTCTGCCCCAAATTCCCATTCTGATACTGTTTCTGCATTTATCACATTAAACTGAAATTAACTGTATACAGTCTGATAATTCTGAGAATACCATTTCCAAAGGGAAAGCGACCACCCCttactcttctttttatttcagcACCGGAAGTAGTAACCAcacaaatgattttcttttttttttagctgaactAAACCCATTATATACTTCTCCAAGGTAACATTGGCTGAGACAAACATGTTAATTCAATAAGCTATAATGTTCCTGTTAGTGTATTTTCAACATTTCCTACTCTGCAACCGAtacttgaaaaatatgtttttagttGATTATCCGTTTTCTCTCCTAAATCAGCTTTTTCTCCACTCACTGTTTgcattctcttcttcctttgcaATGTTACTGTCAGATGACTTGCATTTCCTTCATGTAGTTCTGTTTGTATCCTTTAAATAGTCAAGCAACACCAGGGATGGGAAGGAAAACTTGACTTAGAGAAGTCCCTGCCCTGCAAGGTTCGTGAGTATCTTTGTAGCTGCATCTATTGTTACCTTTCCTTCCTAGTTTACTCATTATgcttaaaaatcttttcaaaaaggAGTAAAATATGATGTGTGAATACTCAATTTAAGCCAGGGCTTGGTGGGTCCACTGGTTAATTGTGGGTCAAAGCTTCAGCCCCCTTTCCGTGTCTTTCTTCTCCGTTTAAAGGCAGAAATTTAACATAAAGAGAAACTGACCTTGACCCCCAAGAAGGTGACCTAGCTTTTGCTAATACACACAAGCTGAAAGATCACATTGCTGTTTTTCTGAGtttcaaacaataaaaacacTGTTCTAGTGATTACCTTTTTAGATGGTATTTTAAGTAGCAGTAACTGAACAAAAAATCAAACTGATaggcttttaaaatggaaaataaaataaaatccaggaTATCTATAATCCAGTCATTGTAAGGATCTTAAATTCCAAGACTGCTGCATGCTaacaagagtctttttcaactcTTGTAGGTGGTTACAGGGAAGCTCATTAATTTTATAAACCAGGGCTCCACCTCCGACCAGAAACAAAATGACTTCCTAGGACTCTTCCCTGTTACCAAGCTGAATCTTAATATATAAGAACAAGGGATGTTTGCTTgtaataaaatgcaaaattctgggggacatatatatatatatatatatatatacccccaGAGATAGAAAACAATCACAGATAATCTGGAAAACTGATGACCTCAGGAAAATGGAGATTTTGACTCCATTTCTTGAGTCTACTTAATTTAGAGACAACTTGAGTGATAACTGACTGAAATAAAAGTGACCTTGTAAGCTGTTGGGTTTGCCGATACTGATGTCATTCAAAAGAGTTCCCATAGTACAGGAGGCTGTTATAATATAAATGGGAATAAATCTGTTGATCTCAGTTAAAGCCAAACCAGACCTGGACAAGTATACAATTACTTTTACTTACTGTTATAATTTCCTCTGGGGTACACTGTCTCTGCCTGAGTAACCATAATAGCGCCCCAGCTCTCTGACGTTACAGGCAACAACACGGCCTCTCAGTGTGAGTGAAAATATTCAAGCTGATCACTGCAAACGCTAAGAAACACTAGCCGTTAACAAAAATGTTGACTCCCCTTAAGTTATAATTGTTTTTGGCTCATcttgatattttgaaatatacttaaaataatattCCACTTCCCTCAAATATGTTTTTATCATCCTTTTCATCCAAAACGTGGGTCCTTTTTGAGAAAACAACTTTTATTGTCAATTTGCTAATTCCCATTTATGAGCTGTAGTATGAAGAATTCTACACAATCATAGAAAGTACTTTCTTCAAAGAAACAGTGACCCAAACACAGCAAGCACTTTTTATGATTAGTTCATTTGTTCTTTCAGCAAAACCTTTGACTGGTGTCTATATGACTCAGAATCTTTTTAATTAGTAGGTTGGTTTGTTAACTTGTTCAGAAAAGCCAGGAGTTCAATCCTGCCTTTACAGTGAACACTGTGAATTTtgtctctatttaaaaaaaaaaatatgaggcgtgaaaaatttataaaaattagttGATATACAGGATATAGATATACTTCAGTCCTCATTTATTTAGCCTTAGTGTCAAAAGggtcaaaaatgaaaaacagtggtAAGGTGTATGGATAAAACCACTCGTTTGACTGCTTTTGCAGACATGATGTCACTGTAGGCCTCCTCCAATTATAACATCAAGGTAGCACCATCTCTCACCACTGCCCTGAAACACCCCAGGAAATGAAAGGACACATAGCTGGATCATTCGTATCCGAATCCTTGACTTCGTTTGCCCTGGAGAATGCCTGTGCTGCTGCTCTATTTGTGTTTTTACTACATTATAGTTTTGAAATATTCAGCAACATGATCACAGGCCATATGTGAAGTACAAAAAGAATTTATTACTCAGTTTGTCAGTCTCTATATTTAAAGGGTTTATAGCATGTCAGAATTTCTGGAAACAGCCTCTTGTATAATTAGTTGCCTCATTCTTCAGAGCTAATGGGATGAGTTGGAAGCCAGGGTGAGAttgtttatgaaaaatatttcctcCCCTGGTACTCTGTCAGAATCTGTCCCTCTCATCAGGGTAATTGTCAGGGTAATTTTTGTTGGGTCTTgcataaaaagggaaaaatattaggGGCAATATGGAAGAAACAACCAGAACCTAATTGGCTTAAGGTACATGGATACATTCCTCTCATTTTTATTACTGGGGAGAAGATGGGAACCAAAGTgaggatgagaagaaaaataaaaatttgcatctaacttcttttaaaattgtgcaATAATTTGCTGTCAATAATACGATAATtgggaattttaaataattgaactGAGTGATGACTTCACTAATCCCATTCTATAAGACAGAATCCTATTTTGGATGAATattcttgcttgcttgcttccAGATAAGACCCATCCATCTCATTCCTAGAGGCCattgtttataataaaattgaaacaaTTTTATGAAGCTGATTACACTTAAATCAAACTCACCCTCTTTCTTGGGTATCTTTTGTGATTTCCCTTTGATAGTAAATATAATCAGAGCTTCAAAGAGTAgcctaggaaagaaagaaaattatctaGGAAAGTGTGTGGTATAAACTAGGGAAGTCATCAGACCTCAGTCAATTAAGTTTGAAATACGACATTAAGGGTCAAAATTGCTTCCTCCTGTGGCTGGTCCTAAACTAAACATACATCTCTCCCTAACAATGTTAAATTACTTGAAAATACTATTGAAAAGGTCATAATACAAGTTACAGGTTTTACTGCCACAagttgagcctgtgccctgctctATGCAGGGGTGCATATTACCTGGCACCTTCCTCAACCCCCACCAGTCCAAGTGTCAGGTATTTGTGGTTTCTTATGAACCTCCTTTGTCTTTCCTCTTGTGAGGGAAAACTCCActtttcttctcaaagaacttCTGGTTTCCTCAAAGCATCCATTCCATCAGGCTGCACCTTGGCTCTGCGTACATGCctgttaaatcacttcagtagtgtccgactgtttgtgaccctatggaccgtagcccaccacgctcctctgtccatggggttctccaggcaagaatactggagtgggtagccattcccttctccagggcatcttcctgacccagggactgaacccgcatctcttacgtctcctgaattggcagggggttctttaccactagcgccacctgggaagccccaccttgGCTCTGAGAGTGAGTCTTAAACGATTCTGCTGTGCCTTTTTGCCTTGAAATCACCGTCTGTGCCATGGACCATGGTTAGGTGGAGTTCTTGAGAATGCTGCTGCTTCCTGCTCAAAGGAGGATACAACAAGGGGCTCGGGGCTCCTGCCATCAGAACTGGGCTTTGCTTCTGAGCTCTGGCTCTGTGCATAAGAATGGACTGGTACCTCACCTCACAACCCCGCCAGTGATGCCTTGTTGTAGATGATGTACTTTTTCTGCTGCAAATGATGTAAAATTGGTGGAATTGGTCTCTTGGAGTCTTGGAGCCTCTTTGCATGTGGGAGTATGTGGCTATGTGTGTACCTGCCGGGAGTTGTATATatgtaagagtgtgtgtgtatgtgtgtgcgtccATGAACATGACAGAGAATCACTCTTCTCCTAATCATCTATCATTTTATGTGTTGTCTCTTTCAGGGTTATAacaattctatttcatttttcttgatatttataaATGATGTCTTCAGGGGATGCAAAGATGATCACTAGCTGACTGACTTCCTAGTAGAACAGGTTGAGTCCATACATGGAGCTCTTCTGATTAATAGGCCTTGTGAACTATAGCCACCAAACAAAATCACAATCACAAGCATCTTGTATTTTCTCTAGACTGGTACTATTAAAAGTGTAGTCCATGGACAGACTCTAGACTGTGAATTGAGATTACGGTTTCATGATGAGATGGGGATCCTAGACCATGTAAACAAGCACACTGCTTCTTTCACTGGAGAGATTTTTCTACTGTGAAGAAAAATGTCAGTTGAACTGAACAAAATGCTTAGAGATACAGTTGACTTACATTCTCTTACAACCTCCTTGTAGTATCAGGAACTAGCAACAAAGAATTTCAGGGCCAGCCCTTTGTGTAGCTAGCTGTCTGCAAAGAGAACATTCTTATAGCTTGAAAATCATTTGTCTCATAAGGGAAGCCAGACCAGAGTTGAGTTTTTACCTTCCCTCCTTAGTTATTAATAAATCCTTTCATCCACACCACAGCCCTTCTCAGCTTTCCAGGTACCTAAGAATATCAGCCAAATCATAGGCTCTTAATCTTTGGAGGTCCTCAAACGTTTCTCATTATTTCTCCCTGAAGCAAGACCTCTTCTGAATTGGCAGCTTAACATTTAATGTCTTTAAAACCATTAAATCCTATGAAAGAGTCAAAGGAcagaataaaaagattttttatataGAGGAACAATTggttatattaataaatttatatgttcccttttctctttcctgttcccAAAATATTGTCAAGCAATTACTAAATTACAAGTATTGTAATACCCACTTAAAATTTCTCATCTCAGCTTGAGTTTATAAATTACTGGAACAtgtgacatttattatttttgtatgaattgcattattttatcatgattaaaaaaaaaaaacacctgagtTACAATGGACTCAAGGTAAATCTAACACCCAACATGATTAAGAGAGAACAGGATTTGTGGACTATGACTACTAAATGTAAAGCAGAATGTGCATGCATATTTATAGTACTTTGAAATCTCTGTATCTGCTCCTTGTCTTCAATATCTTGCCATCTTGAATTTTGTAACAAGATGATTCTATGGCTAAAATTTTTATATGATCAGGCAGACATTCATTCACATAAAATTCATTATTctgagctaaataaataaaagtgcaaAGAGAATGATTCTCCAGTTTATTTCTCTGTAAAGTATGAAAGCCTGGTGGTGTATTAAGTATAAAATCCCATTAGTATGGTGGTtattaaatttatcatttttaaatgaatccaTTTCTTTGTACTCCTGAAGTCAGATCAGTGACTCTGGATTTTTGATTTGCATCACTCTTTGGAAGAGATGGAAAGGGGTTTATCATCAGCTCATCTTTTACTGCTCACTCTTTGTCCGTGCATTACACGAGCTCCTGAAGAGCACTGTAAGAATAGGATCCTTGAGACTAATTTGAGTTGCTAGCAGGAGTCAGTTTGTATAACCTTCAAACGATCTAACTTTTGAACTGGAAGCACCATGTCAAGTCTCTCTGACTTCAGGTGAATGGAAATGACCTACTTTCCCTCACACTGACCTAGCACTGTGTGTCTAATGCAGGTAATATTGATGACCGTGGCTGAAAAAAAGGCCACAGGGCTTCATAGCTAGCTTTAATGGCAAACTGTCTTGTCCCCTACCCTCACCCTTTTGTATAAGAGTACAAAATGCAATAATTTACTTTCTCCAAGTGCCTTCATTGCCAGAAATCTCTCATCTTTTAGGTATAGCTTATATGTCATTTTTCTTCCCAAATATTCCTTCCCTGACTAGTCTGTAAAATTGCCCACCTGCTTCATTTCCCCTACCTCAACTGCTCTTTCCTTCAGGGGAGTTATTcaaatgtttacttttgtttatttatttaattattgtgTGTCTCTTTTTGAATAATAAGAACTCCATGAGGGCAGTGGCAGTGagcatgcctttttttttttcccccccaaacttTAGTCTCAGGGCTTAACATAGTGTCTGGTAGGTGAACTGCTCTAATACATTTGAAAACTTGAATACCTTCTATATGTGTGAGGTTGTCCCTTTGATTACTTGATAATGTGAGAAGTAGTGTCAGAATATTTAAAGAGATGGCTGGAGGGGAATGGCAAATGCATTTGAAAATCTTGTGTCACCCTTGTCACATGTTAGAAAAGCAGCAGCTGCgaaacttctttctttcctctaagTCATATTGAACTGGAGGTTAGCTGGAGATGTGTCTCTGAATCTTTAAATCAATAGATTTAAATTTTTGGCATTTGTTCATTTGTCACTTCCTAAAGAGCAGCAGATTACTGAGAAGCTAAAAATTTATGTTCACTCTACCTCCAATATATGTAAATAAGATAATTCTAAGGCAATGtctgttttcaaaatatgttgtttctttctttcagcatacataatttaaaaagctgACTTTGTTCAAAGGTATGAAGCAGTTCATATAGTAAGTTTTTCATTTGAGTTCggtgcaactttttttttttttttttttttagcctccagcatcttttatttttcctagaacCTGTATACAATTAACTCTAGCAGGGCAGTACTCAATACTGTTTAAGCCTCACATTTTAGATTAACTACTTATTATAAATGTGAATGCACATCCTCATAACTGGGAAACtgacatatttacttatttatgtaacCATAAAATTTTATATGCAACAGGAGCTTTTATACTATAGAATCTGACCTTACAAACTAGCTTACATATAAAAGTTACTTTGCTCATCTGTCCTAATCTAGAAAGTGTTGCACCAATGCTTAAGATGTTATTAAAACAGATGAGTTCTCTCAACACAAGGTTAACAAACCTGAAGCTCCACCCTAGAAATACAAACGCataatttgaaaattgttttaccAGAAATAGCTTATGAGCAACTCTTACCAAAGTAGTACTATAGGGAGTTACAGTGTTGACCAAAAGAAGACACAGGTttctcattaaactttttttaatgggtctcaaattctgtgacagatttttggtcaagttgttttcattaaaaagtactgattttaaaaactaataacttAAACTGCCACACACAAAACATATGGTCCACAaaaacattctcctttccttctgaaggTTTTACGATGCATTGTTATCATTAACCAGTCTTTTACTATCAAACTTAAATGGCCAATTGAGACAAACAGTTCTGAGACCGTTCTTCCACCACTGATTAAGACTGGGGTGGCAGGTGTTGGGGATAATATTCATTTAGCCTTCTGAGCTTTCTGGGCAGACTTGGTGACCTTGCCAGCTCCAGCTGCCTTCTTGTCCACTGCCTTGATGACACCCACAGCGACTGTCTGTCTCATGTCACGCACAGCAAAACGGCCCAGGGGAGGATAATCAGAGAAGCTCTCGACGCACATGGGCTTGCCAGGAACCATATCAACAATGGCAGCGTCACCAGATTTCAAGAATTTAGGGCCATCTTCCAGCTTTTTCCCAGAACGACGATCAATCTTCTCCTTCAGCTCAGCAAACTTGCAAGCGATGTGAGCTGTGTGACAATCCAGCACAGGTGCATATCCAGCACTGATTTGGCCTGGATGGTTCAAAATAATCACCTGAGCTGTGAAGCCAGCAGCTTCCATGGGTGGATCATTTTTGCTGTCACCAGCCACATTGCCACGACGGACATCTTTGACAGACACGTTCTTGACATTGAAGCCCACATTGTCTCCAGGAAGGGCTTCACTCAATGCTTCATGGTGCATTTCTACAGACTTCACTTCAGTTGTTACATTGACTGGAGCAAAGGTGACCACCATGCCAGGTTTGAGAACACCAGTCTCCACACGACCCACAGGGACAGTACCAATACCACCAATTTTGTAGACATCCTGGAGAGGCAAACGCAAGGGTTTGTCAGTTGGGCGAGTTGGTGGCAGGATGCAATCCAGAGCTTCAAGCAGGGTGGTTCCACTGGCGTTGCCGTCCTTACGGGTGACTTTCCATCCCTTGAACCATGGCATGTTAGCACTTGGCTCCAGCATGTTGTCACCATTCCAGCCAGAAATTGGCACAAATGCTACTGTGTCGGGGTTGTAGCCAATTTTCTTAATATAGGTGCTGACTTCCTTAACAATTTCCTCGTATCTCTTCTGGCTgtagggtggctcagtggaatcCATTTTGTTAACTCCAACAATTAGTTGTTTCACACCCAGAGTGTAAGCCAGAAGGGCATGCTCACGGGTCTGCCCATTCTTGGAGATACCGGCTTCAAATTCACCAACACCAGCAGCAACAATCAGGACAGCACAGTCAGCCTGGGATGTGCCTGTAATCATGTTTTTGATGAAGTCTCTGTGTCCTGGGGCATCAATGATAGTAACATAGTACTTGCTGGTCTCAAATTTCCACAGGGAGATATCAGTGGTGATACCACGCTCACGTTCAGCTTTCAGTTTGTCCAAGACCCAGGCATATTTGAAGGAGCCCTTTCCCATCTCGGCAGCCTCCTTCTCGAACTTCTCAATTGTTCTCTTGTCGATCCCGCCATATTTGTAGATCAGATGGCCAGTCGTGGTAGACTTCCCTGAATCTACGTGCCCAATGACAACGATGTTGATGTGGgtcttctcttttcccattttggcTTAGGTTTAACGGTGGTTTTCACGACACCTGTGTCCTGGCGGCAAACCCGTTGcgaaaaagcttttttttttttaaagtaagtatttATTCAACTTTACCTGCAGGAGTACACATTGCAATCTTCCTTAAAGATCATGCAAGAAAGACCAATACAGTTAAGACCTCAAATGGAGAAAGCATACTTTTGTCAATTAGATGgtaaaaagtaaaatagtaaacatttttaaaagtcagtctaGTCTCTTAAGGAATTTTATCAAGAGGCAGTGAACATTTTGGGGAAGAGCCCAGCCATAGGTCATTGgttatttcaaaatacttttggGAAACCTCAACAATAAGCTATCCCAGAACTAGCTTGTCATTTGTTTTAGGCTTAATTCACCTTCTGatgtcatttagaaaaaaaaaaatagagatgctATTAAAGGTGAGAATAGTAGAGATCAAGACGGAATTCAGATTGGATCAAAGTGTCCTTGCAGGCTGATGCTAGCTGGGGCTTTGTGGTAATGGCATTTCAAATTACCTCTATTGCTTTAAagcatggctcagatggtaaatagtttgcaatgcagaagacccggattggagccttgggtcaggaagatcccctgcagaaggaaatggcaacccacttcagtattcttgcctggaaaatccaacagatggaggagcctggcaagctacagtccatggggtcaaaagagttggacataactgagtaatACTATTGTTTCAAAAGTTACATAAGCAAATTGGTGAAATGATTATAACATATTCCTAATTGATTGATACATTTGGCACCATTCCAAACATATTCCAGCCAGGCTTTTTGATAGAACTTGGCAAGTTGATTctataatttatatgaaaataccaAGGAAATATAATATGTAGAATAATcttgataaagaaaaatgaagtttgaaGACTCACACTACTTTAAGATTCATCATAAAACTTTGCCATCAAGAGGGTATGGTACTGACAAAAGAGAGGGCACATAAATTAATAGAAGAGAATAGAGAGTTCAGAAATAGATCTACACtgatcaaaacatttaaaaatagactaGGAGAATATCTCTGTGaatttcaaaaaatttacaaCTTCTCATCAAAATACACAATTGAGAAAATGATTTGGCACCccatattcagagtacatcatgagaaacgctgggctggaagaagcacaagctggaatcaagattgccaggagaaatatcaataacctcagatatgcagatgacaccacccttatggcagaaagtgaagaggaactaaaaagcctcttgatgaaagtgagagaggagagtgaaaaagttggcttaaagctcaacattcagaaaactaagatcatggcatctggtcccatcacttcatgggaaatagatggggaaacagtgtcagacttcatttttttgagctccaaaattgctgcagatggtgattgcagccatgaaattaaaagaagttaagaccaacc
This genomic window from Cervus canadensis isolate Bull #8, Minnesota chromosome 4, ASM1932006v1, whole genome shotgun sequence contains:
- the LOC122440066 gene encoding elongation factor 1-alpha 1-like yields the protein MGKEKTHINIVVIGHVDSGKSTTTGHLIYKYGGIDKRTIEKFEKEAAEMGKGSFKYAWVLDKLKAERERGITTDISLWKFETSKYYVTIIDAPGHRDFIKNMITGTSQADCAVLIVAAGVGEFEAGISKNGQTREHALLAYTLGVKQLIVGVNKMDSTEPPYSQKRYEEIVKEVSTYIKKIGYNPDTVAFVPISGWNGDNMLEPSANMPWFKGWKVTRKDGNASGTTLLEALDCILPPTRPTDKPLRLPLQDVYKIGGIGTVPVGRVETGVLKPGMVVTFAPVNVTTEVKSVEMHHEALSEALPGDNVGFNVKNVSVKDVRRGNVAGDSKNDPPMEAAGFTAQVIILNHPGQISAGYAPVLDCHTAHIACKFAELKEKIDRRSGKKLEDGPKFLKSGDAAIVDMVPGKPMCVESFSDYPPLGRFAVRDMRQTVAVGVIKAVDKKAAGAGKVTKSAQKAQKAK